A window of Elgaria multicarinata webbii isolate HBS135686 ecotype San Diego chromosome 2, rElgMul1.1.pri, whole genome shotgun sequence contains these coding sequences:
- the COMMD9 gene encoding COMM domain-containing protein 9, translating to MAAMDEEQFAALQILLKASSKDVVRQLCQECFSSPVSGSDKLTESTCATLSVAPNEANQLIRSLHNLTRHTVYHGLTSPEEILSLFPEGFHQNLKNLLTKIILENVSAWRNEAQASQISLPRLVDMDWRVDIKTSSDSISRMAVPTCLLQLKIQEDAALCGNDFTTSALTVELNKQALDTMLDGLGRIRDQLSAIANK from the exons ATGGCTGCGATGGATGAGGAACAGTTTGCAGCGCTTCAGATCTTATTGAAA GCTTCGTCAAAGGATGTTGTCCGGCAGTTATGCCAGGAGTGCTTTTCAAGTCCAGTGAGTGGCTCAGACAAACTGACTGAGAGCACCTGTGCCACTCTCTCAGTTGCACCAAATGAAGCAAATCAG CTAATCCGTTCTTTGCACAACCTTACAAGGCACACAGTTTACCATGGCCTGACCTCTCCAGAAGAAATTCTTTCCCTCTTTCCAGAAGGATTTCACCAGAACCTTAAAAACCTCCTGACCAAGATAATTCTGGAAAATGT CTCTGCCTGGAGAAACGAAGCCCAAGCCAGTCAGA TTTCCCTGCCCCGGCTGGTGGATATGGACTGGAGAGTGGACATCAAGACCTCATCAGACAGTATCAGCAGAATGGCTGTCCCTACCTGCTTGCTACAGCTGAAG ATTCAGGAAGATGCTGCCTTGTGTGGGAATGACTTCACAACCTCTGCATTGACAGTAGAGTTGAATAAACAAGCATTGGACACTATGCTAGATGGCCTGGGAAGGATTCGGGACCAGCTTTCtgctattgcaaataaataa